In Granulicella mallensis MP5ACTX8, the sequence TCACGAGTTGATGGCCTGTGCGTTGTGCCCATTGACCGAGTTCGAGGAAGGGCGGCGTTGCATACGGCTCGGCGACGATGGCTTCCACAAACTTCTCGCGTGAGCCGATGGGATCGCCTGTCTGGAAGAGTGCATCGCCCCAGTAGCGGTAGGCGGTTTCACGGTCTGGGTCAATGGCGATAGCTTTGGCAAACCAGATACCAGCATCGGTACCGTTCTTGAGTCGAAAGTAAGTGTCTCCCGCGTAGAGGGCGGCGTCGTACCAGGCAGGATCGAGGGCCTCGGCCTGTGTGTAAAGTTGGACGGCAGCAGCCCAGTCAGATCGTCCGAAGGCGGCCTCGGCCTGATGAAAGACAGCTTGCGCGTCCGGTTTGCCTGCATAGGTGTAGCCCACGGTGAGGGGAATGCCGGCGATGATGCCCCCCACAAACGTCTTGGTATTGGCAGAGAGCACCGTGCGAACGTAGGCACTGTTATCACCCAGAGACTGGGCACGTTTGAGCTCATTGATCGCCTGGAGGCGGAGCTTCGACTGGGCGGCAGGATCCGAGAGAGTAGCTTGTTTGGCAAGAAGCCCGGCACCGTGGCGCTCGGCGAAGACAGCCACCGTTGGGTCCTGACGGCAGAGATCTTCATAGAGGGGAAGGGCTTCCAAAGGCTTTTGTGCGAGGAAGAGTTCGTTCGCCTGCTTGCGCTCGGAATCGAAGTTGGGTTCATGGTGTACTACGGATATCGATGGAGTTTGAGGGGCAACCTGGGCCTGGAGGGTTGAAGAGGCCATGGCGAGGAAGATGAGACTGGAACGCATCATGCTTCTGAGAGACTCCTTAGCCGGGATCGAGTGCCGCCGGTTCATTATAGGGGGAGTCTGAGGGTCTCATCTCTGGTTGAAGGTCTTTCGTCTTTCAGCTAACTCCTTCGTCGCCGGCAAACAGGAATCACTGAAATTCATAGAGCCATTTCAAAGAGCTCGTCAGCGGGGAGGCACTGTCGCTTCCGGGAAGACGACTTACCGGTACTCATCCGAACCTTGATGAGCGCATTGACGATTTATCATTCGCCCAGGATGGGAGGCAGTAAAGTAAACGCGTTGGTGACGATTGGGGCTCGAAGCGCGATGAGTGATACTTGCTGTAGACATCCTCGGGAGGTATGCATTGTTGAAGTACAAATCCACATTGCTGCTCTGTGCATTGGCGGCGAGCGGTATGTCTATGTCTCCGGCGCTTGATGCTCAGGCGCCAGACCGGTCAGTTCTGCCGATTCAGCCAGCGCCCTTCAGAGGAACAATCAGAAGTAGCTTTACAAGCTCTACCGGCGTGCCTCCGCCGGTCATCCGACCACCAGAAGGTGCGCCCAACGTTCTGGTGGTGCTGATGGATGACGCGGGTTATGGGCAATGCGGTACTTTCGGCGGGCTCATCCCGACGCCGACCCTGGACGCGCTTGCCTCGTCGGGCCTCCGCTACGATCGTTTTCACGTCACTGCGCTTTGCTCGCCCAGCAGGGCCGCCTTGCTGACAGGCCGGAATCACCATGCTGTGGGAATGGGCACAATTACAAACCTTGCAACCGACTTCCCCGGATACACAGGAGCTATACCGAAGAGTGCCGCTCTTCTGCCTCAAGTGCTACAGATGAACGGCTATGCCACCGCGGCTTTCGGGAAGTGGCATTTGATTCCTGAGAATGAGGACACGCCTTCGGGGCCGTTCGATCATTGGCCCACACGGCAAGGGTTTGACGAGTATTACGGTTTTCTGAACGGCGAAACGGATCAGTGGTTTCCAGAGCTTACATCCGGCACTCAGCCAGTGGAGATGATTCCACCGCCGGGCAGAAGAGCTGATTTCACCCTGAACGAAGACCTTGCCGATCATGCGATCCGCTGGATCAAGTCTGAAAAGTCGTTAGCGCCGGACAAGCCGTTCTTCGTATACTTCGCGCCCGGGGCAACACATGCGCCGCTTCAGGCTCCAAAGATGTGGATCGACATGTTCCGAGGCAAGTTCGATATGGGGTGGGACCGATATCGTGAGCTTGTCTTTGACCGCCAGAAGGCATTGGGGGTGATTCCTGCTGACGCGAAGTTGACACCGCGCCCGAAGGAGATTCCCGCATGGGATTCGCTTACCCCCGATCAGAAAAAGGTTGCCGCCCGGCTGATGGAGGTGTTTGCGGGCTTCATGGCGCAGACCGATCATGAGGTCGGGCGCGTGATTCAGGCTATTCACGACACAGGCCAGTTCGACAATACGCTGATCTTTTTTATCGCCGGTGACAATGGCGCAAGTTTGGAAGGCGGCCTGAATGGAACAGCCAATGGGATGGCTGCGATCAATGGCGTCCCCGAATCCACCGATGACGTCTTGAAACTGCTGGACCAACTTGGCGGTCCCACAACGACGCCACATTATCCTGTCGGCTGGGCGTGGGCTGGGAACACCCCGTTTCAGTGGGGAAAACGAATAGGCTCACATCTTGGCGGTACTCGCGACCCTCTGGTCGTGTCCTGGCCGAAGGGAATTCACGATCACGGCGGAATACGTGAACAGTTTGAAGACCTTACCGATGTAACTCCAACGATTCTCGATGCCGCACATGTTCCAGTCCCCGTTGAGGTAAATGGCGTCAAGCAGCAACGGATGGATGGTATCAGCATGTTACCTACGTTTGCCTCCGCGTCAGCACCCGGTCTGCGCACAAGGCAGTACTTCGAAATGCTGGGAAATCGAGCGATCTACAACGACGGGTGGATGGCGGCGTCCTCGAGTGGCCTGCTTCCGTGGGTATACACGAATCAGCCTCCTCCAGACCCAAATTCCCGGCCATGGGAGCTGTATCACCTGAGTCAGGACTATTCCGAAGCGGACAATGTAGCCTCGCAACATCCCGAAAAGGTTGCCGAACTTGCCACGATCTTTGACGCCGAGGCAAAGAAGAACAATGTCTATCCTCTGGATCCCAGGTTCGGAGGCAGGCAGCCTCGACCGGAAGGCAGACATTTCACGTACTTTACGAACACAGGACACCTGTATCTTTCACTTACACCTGCCTATGAGAATCATTCTCATAAAATTACGGCTTATCTGAATATTCCCAGCGGCGGCGCGAACGGTGTTCTTATGGCCGACGGCTCAAAGAATGGGGGCTTCAGTCTCTTCCTAAAGGATGGGAGACCGACGTACACGTATAACTACTTCAAACGTCACGTGACTACGTTGTCCTCACCTCAACCACTTCAGCCGGGTCGAGCTAAAGTGACATTGGAGTTTGCCTCCGACGGGCACGGCCCAGGCAAAGGTGCGAACGTTACGTTATTCGTGAACGATAAGCCCGTGGCGGCAGGCAGACTGCCCGAAACGGTTAAAATGGCGTTCTCGTTCGAAGATACGTTCGATATCGGCGAGGATACTGCATCGCCCGTTGGAGACTACGAGGGGCCCTTCCCGTTTACCGGCACCATCGAGCATATCGATCTGGATATTGAGCCCTAGTTGATAGAGCAAGATTTTAGTCTTGTCGTGAACAGGCCAATGCACTCACCGATGTCGGTTTACGCTTCCGCGTCTGGATAGGTAAAGAGAAACGCTCTTCTTTTTACTTGAACTCCCAGATTGTTGGCAGGTCGGAAAAGCTGATGGCGCTGTTTCCGATCAGTACGTCATCCAGTAACTTGCGATCACTTGAAACACTCGGGCCTCGATGGCAAGGTGCAGCGTTTTGAATAAACTGACGGAGATGGAGTAAGAGCGTGGAGGTGATGCCGTGCATGCCTTTGACATGCGAGCTTTGCATGCGGCACTCGATGACGAGCGACGCGCCCGGGGCTTGAGCTGGGAAGAACTCACCGCAGAGATCAATGTGCCTTTCAAGGGCACGACTTCGATCCCTATCAGCCTAAGCACGATAAGAGGTATGTCGAAGAAACGCTCTGTAACAAGTGCTGTTGTGCTTCAGGTTCTGCGATGGCTCGATCGCTCTCCTGAGAGCTTCCTGTCGGAACGGTTGGGGCAGTCGAACCCTGAGGAGAGACTGCCGGATGCGGGTGCCTCCCGGATTCTGCGCTTTGATACGCAGGCGATGTATGCGGCGCTCGACGAGGAGCGTCATCGGCGAAATCTGACATGGAAACAGCTTGTGGCTGAGTTGCCGGGATTTACGCAAAGCATGGTCGCAAATCTTGCTGAAGGACCGCTCATCGGGTTCCCGCGTGTGATGATCCTTACGCAGTGGCTGAAGCGCCCTGCGGCTACCTTCGTGCGCGTTCGGGGTCGGTAGATCTCATTTGTGTCAATCCAATCTTTGAGCGACCGAGATCCTAAAGCATATTCCTTAGAGTTACTTTGAAATTCCGCACGATGTTATCTCGCTTCACCGTGAGGCGCACGATTGTTCCCGCTGGCTGCAGGAAGGCAGGATCATTTTGTTCAAGTGGATCGCCGCTGGGCACATGGCCATCGATCTGCAGGATTACATCTCCGACCTTCAATCCTGCAATATCGGAGGGGCTCCCCGGAAGTATGGTCACGATCTTCTGGTCCTGGATGATTGAATCTGTCACGATGCCCGCACGGTTGAAGATCCCGGGTTTACCCCAGTTGGAGTTTTTCTCCAGGTAGAGCATGCCATGTGTGCAGTCCAGCACGACATTGAATTGCCGAAGCAGACCCGTTCCAATATTGCCGTCATTCTTATTCCCTGGACTCATAGAGCCATCGAGGAGCAGGGAAATCACATCATCTACCTCTGCGCGGCCGATGCGGAGTGTGCCAAGTCGGGCGTAGTAGGCCGTCGGCATTGGACCTGCGGCGCCTGACCCGGAATAGCCGTGATAGTGTGCCTGCAATCGGTGTACAAGATCGTTCTTCTTCACAAATCCCGGTTCCATCACCAGGCTGGCTTCGTTCCCTGTATCGAGGGTGAAGATTCCATCTGCCCCGGCCACACTTCCGCGTACCTCCAGCTCTCGGTCTACAACTTTCAAGGGCATCTTCATGCCGGGGCCAGAGTATGCAAACGAGGCTGGATCGCTAAATGTAAGTTGTTGATGTTCGTAATCGATCTTGATCGCAAGTCTGCTCCACAGTTCGTAGCCCACCGCGCCGGCCAGATTGCTACGATGCTCCCACGGAAGGGCCATGACATAGAACGTCTGGTTATGCAGGACAAGACCAGCAATCTGTAGAGTTTCGACCCGTGCTCTGCGTACGGTGGCATAGCCGCCTGCTGCAGCTACTTGTAGAGGGGCACCTTCTACCTGCAATCCCAATAGCTGTGCCGTCTCAGCGCTCAAAATATTGACACCTGCTCCCGTATCGAAGAGGAGCGTGAAAGGGCCACGTCCGTTAATTTGAGCATTGAACTCAACTCCGTCCTTTGAGGGGACCATGATCGAAGAGGGCATCTCGAAGTCCCGGCGGATTGGGGCTGCCGAGGAGCTGCTTTGTGCAACTCCGGCACCAAGACTCATGAGCGCGAAGATTGAGATTACAACGGCTGAACGTTTCACGATCGATGGCCAACTCCAACTGGTTTTGTGAAGAATACCGGGGATACTTCCCTTATACATCGTTCTGAATTTACCTCCCTCCTCAGCAGGGCGCATCGGCTTTGCTTTACGCGTAAGCCCAGTGGGGCAATGATGAAGAGAACCTGGTTTTTATTGTCTCGACTGGAGGTGGAGAGAGTCTGTATATTGGACAATCGATTGTCTTATACAACTTGCTTGAGATTGAGGCCGCATTGGCGAAGCCTGATTTATCTCGGAATCTTTCACAGCATCCAGAGGCTGGAGATGCTCGCCTTCTTTCCCTCGACGCGTTTCGCGGCATGATCATCGCGGGGATGATCCTCGTTACCGATCCCGGAACTTATAGCGCTGTCTATCCGCAGTTAATGCATGCCCAGTGGAACGGAGCTACGGCGACGGACATGATCTTCCCGTCGTTCCTCGTGATCATCGGCGTTGCGATGACGTTCTCCTTTGCCTCGCGCATAGAGCGTGGCGCTGACCGGAGGCAGATCCTGTGGCATGTTCTTACCCGCAGCGTCCTCCTTATCTTTCTGGGGCTGCTGGTGAACGGATTCCCCGAGTACAACCTCCATACGATTCGCATTCCGGGAATTCTGCAGCGCATTGCGCTGTGCTACTTTGCGGGTTCTCTCCTCTACCTGGCGGTGAGCGGGAAGAAGGATGCAAATACCGAGAGCCAGCGTTTGCGTAGAGGTACTGTGATTGGAGCCGTGCTGGCTGGGCTGCTCGTTCTCTACTGGGTGTTGTTGAAGGGATATCCGGTTCCCGGCTTTGGGTCGGGAAGACTCGATTCTCTCGGCAACGTCGCAGCCTATTTCGATCGGAAGATCTTTGGAGTACAGCACCTCTGGGCCTATGGACTTACGCCGGGTTATGGGGTGACGTTCGACCCTGAAGGACTTTTGTCGACATTGCCCGCACTGGCGACTTTGCTGTTCGGTGTGCTTGCCGGGGAGTGGCTGCGGACAAACCAGGCGCGCGGAAGGAAGGCCCTTGTGCTCGCAGTCGCAGGTGTTGCGTTGGTGCTGGTTGGCCTGGCGCTTAGCCCGTTGCTGCCGCTCAACAAGAAGATCCTGACCAGTACCTTTGCGATCTTTAGCGGGGGAGTGGCACTGCTGTTGTTCGCAGGTTTTTATTTTGTGCTCGATGTGAAGCGTTGGCGCCGCGGCGTAATGCCGCTCCTTGTCTTCGGTACGAATGCGATCTTTGCTTTCGTGGTTTCCAGCATCATCACCACGTTATTAGATCGATGGCATCTGGCACTCGGCGATGGGACGCTCGTAAAGGCCCACCAGTGGTTGTATGCCAAAGGATTCGCAACGTGGATGCAGCCCATCCATGCCTCGCTCGCTTATGCCGTGGTGATCGTTCTGGTGAACCTTGCGATCGTGTATCCGCTGTATCGCAAGCGCATCTTCCTGCGAGTCTGACATCTCCTGGTTGAATTCGGCATAATGGCTGTTCGTTGCGTGCGAAGGTGCGTGGCGTTACGAGACATTAGATCTGAGCCGGAGCCCTGCCTCATGTTCGTTCCTTCGACCTTCGCCGTCGCGCTGCTGATGACGGTCCTCAGCACGATCTGCTGGGGTTCGTTTGCCAATACCTTCAAGGGCACGCGTAACTATCGCTTCGAGTTGTACTACTGGGACTACGGCCTCGGCATCTTCCTCATCTCGGTGGTGCTTGCGCTTACGATGGGCAGCCATGCCGGAGGGCCGACGGCGTTCTTCGCCAACCTTCATTCCGCTGACCCGCTCAATCTCTTCTACGCTGCGCTTGGCGGCTTCATCTTCAATATCGCGAATGTACTGCTGATTGCAGGCATCGAGATCGTTGGACTGGCGATTGCCTTTCCTATCTCCATCGGCATTGCGCTGGTGGAGGGCGTGGTGATGAGCTACGCGCTGCAGCCGCGCGGCAATCTGACGCTGCTCTCCTGCGGGGTGCTGATGGCGCTGGTCGCGGTGATCCTCGTTGGCAAAGCTTATGGAGCGTTGCGCTCAGGCGAATCGAAGGTGTCGCGTCGTGGGGTGATTGTCTGCGTTATCTCCGGTCTGCTGATGGGGATCTTCGCGCCGTTCGTAACCCGCGCCATGACGCACGGCAACACGCTCACACCCTATACAACGGCCGTGTTTCTTACCCTCGGCGCGTTCCTGTGCTGCTTCGTCTTCAACCCGATCCTCATGCGCAAGCCTATCGTCGGTACGCCGGTTGCGGCGGGAGATTACTTTCGCGCGCCGATGTCGTATCACGCACTGGGTCTGCTGGGAGGCGCGATCTGGGGACTTGGCACGGTGTTCAACTTCGTCGCCGCAAGCCTGGTAGGGGTAGCGATTTCGTATGCTATTGGGCAGGCCTCGCCGATGGTCGCGTGCCTGTGGGGAGTGTTTGTTTGGAAGGAGTTTCGCGGCGCGAATGCGCGTGCCAAGGGGTATCTCACCGCTATGTTCGCGGCGTATGTCTTCGCGCTTATCCTGATAGCTCGTGCCTATGCGGCGTAAGTCTCTTCTAGAGAAAATTTCCTGTTACTGGGAAGTTGAATCGGGCGTGCAGTACCGTTTTTCTGGGGAAAAACGGCCATAAATATCAGGGTTTCGCTATACACCTACAGGAAATTTACTCTAGTCTGTTCATCGTTTTAGGAAAGAAAGTCGATCTACGAATGAGTCATAACGTTCTTGTGCTTGGAAGCTTTGTTGCCGATGTGGCGTTTCGCATGTCCCGTCTGCCGGCGTGGGGTGAGACGCTGATGGGAGAGACCTTCGCCCTCGGGCCCGGCGGCAAGGGCTCGAACCAGGCCGTCGCGGCTGCGCGTGCTCTTGCCGGTTCGGATGCAAAGGTGCTGTTTTTGTCCCGGGTAGGAGAGGATGCGTTTGGCACGCTGGCTCGCGATACCTGGAAGGAGGCCGGTGTGGACGCCTCGCTGGTCAGCACCTGCAGCACGGCGACCGGAGCCGCAGCGATTCTCATCGACGCTGTGAAGGGTGAGAACGCGATCATCGTTGTGCCGGGCGCCTGCTTCACGCTTGAGCCTGCCGATGTCGAGAGCGCTGCAGCGGAGATCGGCGCAGCCAGTGTCTTCCTCACCCAGCTTGAGCTTCCGCTCGACACGGTCGAGCGCGGTCTACAGATCGCCCGCAAGGCCGGTGTGCCCACGATCCTGAATCCCGCACCCGCGCCGGCGACTCCGCTGCCGGCATCGCTGATAGGTCTGGCCGATTACCTGATCCCCAATGAGACTGAAGCCGCGTTGCTGACGGGCCTGCCTGTCGAGACGGTCGAACAGGCCGGGCTGGCTGCCGCGGCACTCCTCGCTGCCGGAGCGCGAAACGTGATTCTTACGCTTGGTGCGCGAGGAGCGCTGGTGGCTACAGGCGACGGCCAGACGACGCTGGTTGCTTCTTTCAATGCAGGCCCTGTTCTCGAAACGACGGGCGCTGGCGATGCCTTCTGCGGCGGCTTTGCGACGGCACTTGCCGAAGGGCAGCCGCTGCTCGATGCGGTACGTTTTGGTTGTGCGACGGCGGGTATCTCGGTCACGCGAGCAGGCACCGCACCCTCGATGCCGCATCGGCATGAGATTGAGGGCCTGCTCGCCCGTTGACCGCAGCTCTAGGCGATGACGGCGCCGCCATCGATGACGATGATCTGCCCGGTGGTGAAGCCCGACTGCATCAGGTACAGGTAGGCTTCGGCGATGTCCTGCCCTTCGCCCACCCGGCCCACGGGCAGGGCTTTGGCCTGCTGGGCGTAGAACGCCTCGCGCTCCGACTCGGACATGCCGCTCCAGAGAGCTGTCTTCACCACGCCTGCACAGACCGCGTTGACGCGGATGGGAGCCATCTCAAGCGCCAGAGCGCGAGTCAGTGCCTCCATGGCACCGGCACCTGCGCTGGCGGCACTCCATCCCTTCCAGGGCCTGATGCCGACGATGCCATTGGTGAGCGTGATCGAGCCGCCGGGACGGATATGTGGGAAGGCGAGCTTCGCCGCGATGTACGCTCCCCAGAACCGCACCTCGAAGACCTTGCGAGCCGCTGCGGTGGATGAGAGGTCGGTGGGCAGGCTGTCGCCTGCGGTATACACGAGATGGTCGAACTCTCCGAATCCGTCGAAGAAGCTGGTTACTGCGGCCTCATCGCTGACGTCGAGTGCCACGCCTTCCACGCCGGCGGGCAGCTCCTTCAAGGCCTTCTCGATATTCGCTTTGCTCCTGGAACTGATGACTACCGATGCTCCTTGCTGGGCGGCTGCTTTCGCCGTTGCCAGGCCAAAGCCTGAGGTCCCCCCGAGCACAACAACCTTCTTGTTCTTTAGTTTTCCGATCTCCATGACCATCTCCTTTTTCGTTGGGGCCAACGGCCCACACATAGGATGGGCACGCAGTGCATGTGCGTCATGCATAATATGCATCATGGACATGCGATGGAAGCATCTCCGCCAGGCCGACCTCAACCTCCTTGTTGCCTTTGCCATCTTTGCCGAGGAGTTGAGCATCACGGCAGCGGGCGAGCGGCTGTTTCTCAGCCAGCCTGCCGCCAGTCGCACGCTGCAGCGACTGCAGACACTCTTCAACGATGACCTGCTGATTCGGGGCGCTGGGGGGTATCAACTGACGCCCGCAGGGGTTCGGCTGCAGGCGGAGTTGAATCGTCTGTTGCCACAGCTCGATGGCCTGCTGGGGCATCCCAGTTTCGATCCTGCCAGCGAGGAGGCCAGTTTTCGTCTCTCCGGCCCGGACAATGTGTGTAGCGCTCTCTGTCCGCTGCTCTGCCAGGAGTTGCTGCCCTCTGCGCCCCATGTCGATCTGAATTTTGTGCCGTGGAGCGAGACGAGGATCGGCGATCTCGATCGCGGCCGTCTGGATATCGCGTTATCGAACGATGATGTGCTGATTCCATCGCATCTGCGCGCTCAGGCTCTCTACCAGGAGCGGTGGCACTGCATCGTCTGGCGCGGCAACCGATTGCCGGCGCGGCTTTCCCTGGAGCAGTATCTGGCGGCAGAGCACATTATGGTGTCTACGCTCGATTCCGTGCAGACGATTCCTGATAAACGGCTGGCGGCCCTGGGAAAGACGCGCCGTTCCGCCCTGCGTCTGCCCTACTTCGGCACAGCGCTTGAGTGTCTTCCGCATACGAAGCTGATTCTGACCGCAACGTCATCAATGGCACGCATCGCACGAACGAACCCGGAGCTTCGAGTCATCGCAGCGCCCTCTGAGGTGACTCCGTTTTCCTTTCAGGCCATCTGGCATCCGCGGCTTAACTCGGACCCGGCACAACTCTGGTTGCGGCAGCATATATTTCGTCTTGGCGAGAAGCTGCAACGTTCGCTTGGGGCGAAGGGTTAGCGGGTTTTCAGGCGAAGAGTTGCTGTTGCAGGTCAACCGTATAGACCGGCGCGGGAGTCTTACGGGACGGAGCCTGTGACGTGTCCGCGTCCTGTTCGGGCAGTGACTCTATCGTGCGTTTGCCCAACCCATGCCTTTCGCAGACGCGTTTCACCATCTGGGCCAGTTGACGGCGATAGGGGGCGGCGGCAAAGTCCATCGTGGCAAAGCGGCGGTCATAGTCGGCTGACAGATGAGGAAAGTTTTCGCGAACAAAGTTCAGATACGTCGGGCGCGAACAGGACTTTAGAAACAGGGGACCCGCTCCGAGAAAGCTGGCTCCAACCTCGGCGGCTCGTTTGGCGACGGCATCTACAGAGAGCTCATGGTCGGTAATGCCGGGCAACAGGGGAGAGCACAGGACGCCGGTCATCACTCCGGCTTCACGCAGCTTGCGGACGGCTTCGAAGCGCAAGTCGGGACGGGGTGCGCGGGGTTCCAGCATGCGCGCCAGCGCGGCGTCCGTTGTCGTAATCGTTATGTGGACGACGAGCTTGTTAAGCTTCGCAATCTCCTGCAACAGGTCGACATCGCGTTCGATCAGCGTCGACTTCGTAATGATGCCCAGTTCATAGCCCTGGTTCTTGGCGAAGACCTCCAGCAGGCTTCGCGTGATGCCCATGCGGCGTTCGATCGGCTGATACGGATCGGTGGCCGTTCCCAGGGCGATGACCTCGCGCGGGTCGATGTGCCGAAGCTCCTGCTCGAGTAGCCATGCGGCGTTCTCCTTCAGATAGATCTCGCGCTCGAACGCCAGCGCCCAGGGTTGCTGGGGAGCGTCGTATGTTCCCGGCGCAACCTGGGACACCGGCGAAGGTTGCAGAAACTCATGCGTGTAGCGGGCGTAGCAGTACTTGCAACCGAACTCGCAGCCGCGATAGGGATTGATCGAATACCCCATCCAAAGCTGCCGCTTGGAGTTGGTGCGGTTCAGGATCGACCGGGAGTGCATGGCTTTGAACTCGATCAGGTGGCCGTCGTCGGCGTGCTCGGCCTCCGCTGCCAGCCGGGCCATGCCTACGGGCGCCTGCGACAGAATGGGAAAGAGTTCGGCGGAGTTCTGGGTCTTAGTTTTCGCCATTTATTCGCCTCTTGAGGTCGAGACTATGCTTCCTGGGCGAACGCGTCAAGGGAATAAGGCTATCGAGTGAGGCAACCCTTAACAGGTTGCAGAATTGCAA encodes:
- a CDS encoding tetratricopeptide repeat protein yields the protein MMRSSLIFLAMASSTLQAQVAPQTPSISVVHHEPNFDSERKQANELFLAQKPLEALPLYEDLCRQDPTVAVFAERHGAGLLAKQATLSDPAAQSKLRLQAINELKRAQSLGDNSAYVRTVLSANTKTFVGGIIAGIPLTVGYTYAGKPDAQAVFHQAEAAFGRSDWAAAVQLYTQAEALDPAWYDAALYAGDTYFRLKNGTDAGIWFAKAIAIDPDRETAYRYWGDALFQTGDPIGSREKFVEAIVAEPYATPPFLELGQWAQRTGHQLVKPAITRPEFNTPDGVLKIDSELEASTKDGRSSWIVYQQYRVAHGARTLNQTIVAGASDANAVVHPSGYQHTIAEEHEALRAMLSDIDSKLKAGTLLETNLDPSISNLRKLEAANALGAWIAINAADAGIRSDYPEYRAHHRKHLIDYVNGYLIH
- a CDS encoding sulfatase-like hydrolase/transferase, which gives rise to MSMSPALDAQAPDRSVLPIQPAPFRGTIRSSFTSSTGVPPPVIRPPEGAPNVLVVLMDDAGYGQCGTFGGLIPTPTLDALASSGLRYDRFHVTALCSPSRAALLTGRNHHAVGMGTITNLATDFPGYTGAIPKSAALLPQVLQMNGYATAAFGKWHLIPENEDTPSGPFDHWPTRQGFDEYYGFLNGETDQWFPELTSGTQPVEMIPPPGRRADFTLNEDLADHAIRWIKSEKSLAPDKPFFVYFAPGATHAPLQAPKMWIDMFRGKFDMGWDRYRELVFDRQKALGVIPADAKLTPRPKEIPAWDSLTPDQKKVAARLMEVFAGFMAQTDHEVGRVIQAIHDTGQFDNTLIFFIAGDNGASLEGGLNGTANGMAAINGVPESTDDVLKLLDQLGGPTTTPHYPVGWAWAGNTPFQWGKRIGSHLGGTRDPLVVSWPKGIHDHGGIREQFEDLTDVTPTILDAAHVPVPVEVNGVKQQRMDGISMLPTFASASAPGLRTRQYFEMLGNRAIYNDGWMAASSSGLLPWVYTNQPPPDPNSRPWELYHLSQDYSEADNVASQHPEKVAELATIFDAEAKKNNVYPLDPRFGGRQPRPEGRHFTYFTNTGHLYLSLTPAYENHSHKITAYLNIPSGGANGVLMADGSKNGGFSLFLKDGRPTYTYNYFKRHVTTLSSPQPLQPGRAKVTLEFASDGHGPGKGANVTLFVNDKPVAAGRLPETVKMAFSFEDTFDIGEDTASPVGDYEGPFPFTGTIEHIDLDIEP
- a CDS encoding retropepsin-like aspartic protease, with product MKRSAVVISIFALMSLGAGVAQSSSSAAPIRRDFEMPSSIMVPSKDGVEFNAQINGRGPFTLLFDTGAGVNILSAETAQLLGLQVEGAPLQVAAAGGYATVRRARVETLQIAGLVLHNQTFYVMALPWEHRSNLAGAVGYELWSRLAIKIDYEHQQLTFSDPASFAYSGPGMKMPLKVVDRELEVRGSVAGADGIFTLDTGNEASLVMEPGFVKKNDLVHRLQAHYHGYSGSGAAGPMPTAYYARLGTLRIGRAEVDDVISLLLDGSMSPGNKNDGNIGTGLLRQFNVVLDCTHGMLYLEKNSNWGKPGIFNRAGIVTDSIIQDQKIVTILPGSPSDIAGLKVGDVILQIDGHVPSGDPLEQNDPAFLQPAGTIVRLTVKRDNIVRNFKVTLRNML
- a CDS encoding acyltransferase family protein, whose translation is MAKPDLSRNLSQHPEAGDARLLSLDAFRGMIIAGMILVTDPGTYSAVYPQLMHAQWNGATATDMIFPSFLVIIGVAMTFSFASRIERGADRRQILWHVLTRSVLLIFLGLLVNGFPEYNLHTIRIPGILQRIALCYFAGSLLYLAVSGKKDANTESQRLRRGTVIGAVLAGLLVLYWVLLKGYPVPGFGSGRLDSLGNVAAYFDRKIFGVQHLWAYGLTPGYGVTFDPEGLLSTLPALATLLFGVLAGEWLRTNQARGRKALVLAVAGVALVLVGLALSPLLPLNKKILTSTFAIFSGGVALLLFAGFYFVLDVKRWRRGVMPLLVFGTNAIFAFVVSSIITTLLDRWHLALGDGTLVKAHQWLYAKGFATWMQPIHASLAYAVVIVLVNLAIVYPLYRKRIFLRV
- a CDS encoding GRP family sugar transporter — encoded protein: MFVPSTFAVALLMTVLSTICWGSFANTFKGTRNYRFELYYWDYGLGIFLISVVLALTMGSHAGGPTAFFANLHSADPLNLFYAALGGFIFNIANVLLIAGIEIVGLAIAFPISIGIALVEGVVMSYALQPRGNLTLLSCGVLMALVAVILVGKAYGALRSGESKVSRRGVIVCVISGLLMGIFAPFVTRAMTHGNTLTPYTTAVFLTLGAFLCCFVFNPILMRKPIVGTPVAAGDYFRAPMSYHALGLLGGAIWGLGTVFNFVAASLVGVAISYAIGQASPMVACLWGVFVWKEFRGANARAKGYLTAMFAAYVFALILIARAYAA
- the rbsK gene encoding ribokinase; protein product: MSHNVLVLGSFVADVAFRMSRLPAWGETLMGETFALGPGGKGSNQAVAAARALAGSDAKVLFLSRVGEDAFGTLARDTWKEAGVDASLVSTCSTATGAAAILIDAVKGENAIIVVPGACFTLEPADVESAAAEIGAASVFLTQLELPLDTVERGLQIARKAGVPTILNPAPAPATPLPASLIGLADYLIPNETEAALLTGLPVETVEQAGLAAAALLAAGARNVILTLGARGALVATGDGQTTLVASFNAGPVLETTGAGDAFCGGFATALAEGQPLLDAVRFGCATAGISVTRAGTAPSMPHRHEIEGLLAR
- a CDS encoding SDR family oxidoreductase, translated to MEIGKLKNKKVVVLGGTSGFGLATAKAAAQQGASVVISSRSKANIEKALKELPAGVEGVALDVSDEAAVTSFFDGFGEFDHLVYTAGDSLPTDLSSTAAARKVFEVRFWGAYIAAKLAFPHIRPGGSITLTNGIVGIRPWKGWSAASAGAGAMEALTRALALEMAPIRVNAVCAGVVKTALWSGMSESEREAFYAQQAKALPVGRVGEGQDIAEAYLYLMQSGFTTGQIIVIDGGAVIA
- a CDS encoding LysR family transcriptional regulator — translated: MDMRWKHLRQADLNLLVAFAIFAEELSITAAGERLFLSQPAASRTLQRLQTLFNDDLLIRGAGGYQLTPAGVRLQAELNRLLPQLDGLLGHPSFDPASEEASFRLSGPDNVCSALCPLLCQELLPSAPHVDLNFVPWSETRIGDLDRGRLDIALSNDDVLIPSHLRAQALYQERWHCIVWRGNRLPARLSLEQYLAAEHIMVSTLDSVQTIPDKRLAALGKTRRSALRLPYFGTALECLPHTKLILTATSSMARIARTNPELRVIAAPSEVTPFSFQAIWHPRLNSDPAQLWLRQHIFRLGEKLQRSLGAKG